Within Triticum dicoccoides isolate Atlit2015 ecotype Zavitan chromosome 1B, WEW_v2.0, whole genome shotgun sequence, the genomic segment TACTTCCGCTCTTGCCTTTTGAGACCTGCAGGGGCGGACGCAGGATTTGGCCAAGCCCAGGGCCCTAGGCTGCTACAGTGCTACTACAGTACTGCTACAGTACACAAAATGCTATAGTCAACAAAGCAATTCATCCTCACGCCCCAGGCCCAGGCCCCCCCGGCCTGGGTCCTGGATCCGCCACTGGAGACCTGTACTGGACACTTGGTGGTGACAAAGTTCTTGGATATGTTTTTCTAGTGGACAAGCCGAAAGGTGCGTTAATCCCTCTAACGAACTGGTTACGTTTGCACTACATTGATTGACAAGAGCAACTGGTTAATTTTTGCAAGACATAAGTGGTTCCTCTTTAAGAAGAGGTATATATGTGTTCCCGAGGGGAAATTTATCGAAAGGTTGAAGTTCCATCATTACAAGTGTACAAAATTCTAGTAGATTTACCAACACATTTCCATTTAATCACACATAAATCAAATTTATCATTGTCAATTTTACACTCGTGATATGTTTTGTCATGACAAAAACCTACACAAGAATAAACATTGTCTGGTAATAAAAAATGGTTCTACTTATAAGTTATAACCATGAAAAGGTAACAATTATTTCCTACATAACAATTTGTTCCTCGAGAAGTAAGAAGATCAACATATGCTAGCACCAATTATCCATCTTGCACGTGCTAGGGGATATATAATGAGTTCTTGCCAAAAAAGTTCTAGCAAAATGATACTAGAATTAAATTGGAGCAAGAAAAATGGAGTAATGTTATTGCATTTTATTAGAGAACTAAAATATTTAAACCTATGTAAATAAGAGCTCAATCATCCATAGTAGTAGCATACTAGATCACGGTTGGTCTACGAAAATTCCAAGTGCCACCATATCATCACCGGTTTTTGTAAGCTTCTTGTCCATTAGAATAGAAATCCTCGCTAGCGCCCTCCCGCATTGAAGCATAGGCCAGGCAATTGGACGGAGGAGGTGTATAAAAGTAGGAGCCGACCATGGCCATTAGTTGGAAGGGTGTAAATGAGAGAGGCATAGGGAGAGGGGATGAGGCTATTTGACAAAGCATGCTCGATATGAGGCGGTATCTCGTGAATATAAAAGGTGGCATAGGACCCCCCCCTCTCGCACGTGAACTAGTATGAGGTTTCTCGAATGCTCGATAGAGTTCGATCCACTACTGAAAGGAGGGCGAAATAGCATGGCTGTAGGGTGGGGCCATTAAAATGATATCCACCCCATCAACGATAAACATTGCACCCATGAGAGCAAAGCAATGCAGTAAACACGACCGAGCAGCTCCCATCGCTCAAGTTCCCTAGTAGACACTGAGTAGTGTAGCGACACTTCTTAACCAAAGTAACTTTTGTATGTAGGTAACGATGGGCCACAATGATTATATAGTTCAGTAACAAGGAAAGTTAAACATATGAATCTCTCTATTAATTCATATCCGAGGAGTTGCTTAATAATACACACCATGCATATTCTGAAATAGTGCATAGGAAAACAAATACCTAATTGGGAAAATGACAAGGGCATAAAGATTGATCGAGCATGTCTCCTTCCTTGGTCAAAAGCAACCTCTTCCGTATGTAGATAACGGTGGGCCACAATGACTATATAGTTCAAtaacaaagaaaaataaacttATGAATCTCTTTATTAATTCATACCCGAGCACTTCTTTAATAGTGCACACCATGCATCTCATGAAATAGTGCAAGAATTTTTTTACCTCATCGAGGAAAATGACAAGGGCATAAAGAATGATAGATGGTGTCCAATACAGGGGATGGCCAATGCCCAGGAGCACGACCTCATCCAAGACACGGGGCCCACCAGGCCCAGCATGCGGAGCAAACCCTAGAGGGCGAGGGTGACCTTTGTGATGTCCAAGAAAGGAGGGCGGCAGCACCCTCGATCGCATCTACCTTGTAAAACCATAAACCTCTCCTGCCTATATAAAGGAAGGTCTAGGGTACCCATCGATCATCTATCCACAAACAAAAAAACTCTTGGTAGCAATTTCATACAACATTGTAACCCCTCGCACGAGGTATCCCTCCACTATCATCAAAACcaacaggatgtagggtattactctcTGAAGGCCCGAACCTGGAAAAACCCTCGTGTGACCTCTGATCCATGACTTCCAGCTGCACTTGGACCCCTACCGAGGGAACTGGCGGGATTTCGCTCCGTCAATGATCGGGCATGTATCCTTCTATGGTGAAAAGCAACTGCTTTTTTGGCATTACTCATCGATAACAGAATAGGTTCATTAGCACTTCCACCCCATTATCTTGGACTAGACCGAACCTCCCGCATCTTCATCTTTgcccccaactcattattatcaACCATAATTACTTCTATTACGTCCTTCCATTTTATCATCTATTATCATACGAACCACAGACTCCCAAGAAATGCTCATATTAACCAGagaaaaatatatgaaaatatGAGCTATCAACCAAGTTACAATGGCCCAGATGAACTTCAATAGGATTGAATCAACTCATGTCGCTGAAAGAATAATAAAACACTACCCCGTGTTTCCTTCAGAAGACTTCCATGCCAGTATATGTTCACCTATTGTTTCTTTTGCCATCTCCGCCATCTCATATATATTCTCCTATGCATACGTCATTCTAACCCTAGGTCTTGTGAGCATGACAAAATGAATACCAGTGAGTGTTGGTCATTGCCCATGATGTCTCCATTCTCCACTATCAGACAAACAAAAGGTAATACTACGAGACAACTGGGATATACAATGAGGAGCAGGCAAGGTATTATAGCTATTTGGGGACTATGTATAGTGAGTCCTCAATTATATATTATAAATATTAAAAAAATATAGCAATAACACACTAAATAGTGGCGGTGCTTTGACTATAAAAGGAAAAGCCAACATGCATGATTTAGATAATGTAGTGGAAGTTTATAAGATTTGGACTATTGAGTAGATGATAGGTTTTTCAAGTATTTTTGCAATTGTATCTTATTTTATTTAGTCAATAAATATTGAGCATCATTTCAAAGATTCTTGTGTTTTGTCATTGGGTGATTACAGTTTTGTAATGAAGGCAACAATCCTGTATGATATATTACTCAAGGCAACATATAGAGACAACATATACGCCAACTTTAGTGTGGTAATCGAAAATAATTGTATTTTTATGAAATCAGGGACCTGAAACAAACACTGTATTAAGATAACGATACATATAAGGTGAAACACATTGTTTCTTACAAACATTAAATTATTGACTTTCCAAACAGGAACTTTAGCCATACCGTCTTCAGCATATTATGTTACCATCTTTTGGAGGGAAATTCGTTTATACACTTACCTTAATGATATAGCTTCACAAACATTTCCCAAACCTATGATCTACTACATCTTATTCATACATTGCCAAGAGGAAAACAGGTCAATCCTTGTTGACATGGAGGAGCATAATTTCCCATGCCATCCGTTACAACTCCAGTAGACCCCAACATCTGATGCTCACTCCACACTGGCTGCTGATTTACTTGGTGACTATATATGAAAGGTGGCCATAACTGAGGCTGGTTGTTCATGACTATGGATGAGCTTACCGGAGCCTACAACCCTAAGCTTGTTTCATTGTTGAGACCAGTAGAACCAAGCGTTTGCGAGGGACCAGAACTATTATTCATCGACCATGGGTCCTCATCATGTAGCCCAACATCGTTGATGCTATAACGTTGCGTCCCAAACGAGGCTCTTTTATGTAGCCTCCTAAAGTACTTTTGTGCATGGCTTGAGACTTGGACATGAGTTTTAGTAGTGACAAAGTGCTTGGATATGTTTTTCCAGTCACCACGACCGTAGACACCTAGGCCACGGAGAAACAACCTACAAAAACAAGGTTCATTAGAATTTGTTAGACTAAGTTGTGGAATGCAAAGATGAATGGTCGATTGAGTTGTTTTATTGAAGCAACCAATAATTTTAGAGACACAAAATATCCCGACTTACATAGATATACATGTTTCTAACCATTTCAACAACACACATGCTTATTTTAGTGGAGTTATGGTACTACATAGTATGTATGCGTATCATAAATCCTTAGATGAATGAACATTTTGGAACATAGATGGCCATAACAAACTACAACTAAGCACTATCTTAGCAATTTTGTATGGTTCTACATGTTATCAATCTTTTGAATAGGGGCAAGTAATGCCACATTGGAGTTTACTGGCCTTATTTATTACATTTATGTTACCTAATTTCAAATCATTATGTTTGACAAATCACACATAAATGTAAGGGATGTAAGTTCGTCAGTCTAAAACTTGTATGGGAAGTATTATTTACcaccccatatatatatatatatataaaataaagtGTAAAGATATATCATCACAAACTTAACCTAACTCTCACATACATTAAATCTTCACAACATGATTAATTAGTGTATGGTGGCTTAATATAAAGAACAATCTAAACTACATGACAAAAATCAGAGTAGACATTGATTACTTGTGTTCGTCGATGGTCCAAAATCTCCCTTGGCGTGGGGGAACAACTGGTTGATCATTAGTAATATTGTTCTCCAAAATCTGCATCTTGTTCTTGTGTACCATCAATGGTGCTTCCTTCGTCTCCATGATCCTCGTATCCTCCAATGCATGACCAAATATCAATCCATTATCATTCATGgttgctgcctcctcctcctctcgtaTCCCATAGCCGCCAATCACATGGACACCCATGGTATTGATGCCACATATGTTGCTAGCACCAATCTCCTGATCCGACACCCCAAAGTTATTGTTCACTAGGTTAATGGGGCCAACGCTATGTGTGTTGCTACCAACAACATGTCTCTCCTCCCCCGAATGCATCATATACGATTCCACGGCGAGATTGACATAAAGATCTGTTACCTGCTGCCTTGTCTTTGAAGGGAATAATTCATGGAGAGCATCCACTATGTTGTTGTGCCTCTTGTTCTTGTCATCGTACACGATTGTGTGGCTGTTGTGCCTAGCAATGGCTGACCTTGCCTCCTCTTCCTCTGATGAGGTCCACCCTTGGTTGACTAATGGATCCATGAGACTAGATAGGTCAAAATTACAGACTTGTGGGTAGTATGAACTATGAAGAATGCTTAGAGCATGGGGACGGAGAGAggactaggatagtgtatttatagtcCTTCCAGGTATGAAACCTACTTTCGCTAATTAATTTGATACATTGGTAGATTGTCGggccacaaaaatagagatttaacTAAAACTAATAAACTGCTTATGAATCTCATAGGAAGACACCGACACATGTGAAGTTGACCTCAAGATTTTATCATTTATTTGAGATTTTTGGGTTTGGCGACATGCAATTGTAGATAGAAGACTGCTAGAGACAACACATGTAGGCCTGTTGAGTGTTGATAAATCTCAATCTTGCTAGAGAGCAGACACCTGTCTTGTGCATGCGAGACATATGTGCTCCTCTCATCGCAGTGTAAGACTGAAACCATGGTATTCACCGCCCGCACATAGGTATAGCACACAAGATTTTCATCCGGTTTGATCATAGGTGGCCCATATATCAATGTCGATTTTTATGTACGTACACATGTCAACGGCATTTTGTTGTGTACATATTTGCAAATAATTTATTAATATCCTCCATCGAGTAACTATGCCACACATATGATCCACTCATTACCAGTGAATGTGAGCATATCTTTTCTATTAATGTTGGTCATCAC encodes:
- the LOC119310484 gene encoding myb-like protein H, which gives rise to MDPLVNQGWTSSEEEEARSAIARHNSHTIVYDDKNKRHNNIVDALHELFPSKTRQQVTDLYVNLAVESYMMHSGEERHVVGSNTHSVGPINLVNNNFGVSDQEIGASNICGINTMGVHVIGGYGIREEEEAATMNDNGLIFGHALEDTRIMETKEAPLMVHKNKMQILENNITNDQPVVPPRQGRFWTIDEHKLFLRGLGVYGRGDWKNISKHFVTTKTHVQVSSHAQKYFRRLHKRASFGTQRYSINDVGLHDEDPWSMNNSSGPSQTLGSTGLNNETSLGL